The proteins below come from a single Benincasa hispida cultivar B227 chromosome 4, ASM972705v1, whole genome shotgun sequence genomic window:
- the LOC120075927 gene encoding SRSF protein kinase 1: MLSQVLFPNDAVVMILARMIGLFGPIDLEMLIKGQETHKYFTKEYDLFYMNEETDQMEFIIPEESSLEDHLQVFDSGFIDFLTNLLEINPERRPTAKEALAHPWLSQSYE, translated from the exons ATGCTTTCTCAGGTATTGTTTCCAAACGATGCAGTTGTAATGATCCTCGCACGCATGATTGGATTGTTCGGGCCCATCGACCTGGAGATGCTCATTAAAGGACAGGAGACACACAAATACTTCACTAAAGAATATGATCTGttttatatgaatgag GAAACTGATCAAATGGAATTCATCATCCCTGAAGAGTCCTCCTTGGAGGATCATCTGCAAGTTTTTGACTCGGGGTTCATTGATTTTCTTACAAACTTACTCGAGATCAATCCAGAAAGACGACCAACTGCAAAGGAAGCTCTCGCACATCCATGGCTTTCGCAGTCGTACGAATAA